In one Streptomyces sp. NBC_01241 genomic region, the following are encoded:
- a CDS encoding Uma2 family endonuclease: MSVEPEAPEPRWAVPPVGGWTADDLDTLPNLPPHTELIDGSLVFVSPQTVFHERAIDYLKWQLQSLAPLDFEVFREFTIDVDWQNRPEPDVVVVRADAVEGLRQTRFPAEAVLLAVEVVSDESLTRDRETKPVKYARARIPHYWRVENQDGRAVVYVFELEPSTSAYTSTGIFHDRMKVSVPFPVDLDLTAITARRRAAAPE; encoded by the coding sequence ATGAGCGTCGAACCCGAGGCCCCCGAGCCGCGGTGGGCGGTTCCGCCCGTGGGCGGCTGGACCGCCGATGACCTGGACACACTCCCGAATCTGCCTCCGCACACGGAGCTGATCGACGGGAGCCTTGTTTTCGTGAGTCCGCAGACCGTGTTCCACGAGCGCGCGATCGACTATCTCAAGTGGCAGTTGCAATCGCTCGCGCCGCTCGACTTCGAAGTCTTTCGCGAATTCACCATCGATGTCGACTGGCAGAACCGGCCCGAACCCGATGTGGTCGTCGTGCGGGCGGACGCGGTCGAGGGTCTGCGGCAAACACGGTTCCCCGCCGAGGCGGTGCTGCTGGCCGTCGAGGTCGTGTCCGACGAGTCCCTGACCCGGGACCGTGAGACCAAGCCCGTGAAGTACGCGCGGGCGCGGATCCCCCACTACTGGCGGGTGGAGAACCAGGACGGCAGGGCGGTGGTCTACGTCTTCGAGCTGGAGCCGTCGACCAGTGCCTACACCTCCACCGGCATCTTCCACGACCGGATGAAGGTCTCCGTTCCCTTCCCGGTCGATCTCGACCTCACCGCCATCACCGCACGCCGCCGGGCAGCGGCTCCGGAGTAG
- a CDS encoding GOLPH3/VPS74 family protein: MSPVAPELTLPEELLLLALDPQRGKPYCRNRFLEYGVAGAVLAELELRGRISEQLGRIRVISPSAPEVPLLAQVLGSLPPPDKGRLLGGVSAKRWIRRTGRHVEELCLEHLVGRSVLRRETHRFLGLLPYHRHPAADPALPAAVRERFAATEAAGFPDPRGRTLAALVSAIGLSGAVAQGGMRSRSTMRGLVRDEWTAYAVRQNVRQDKANRSGKSAGGGGGGGGDD; this comes from the coding sequence ATGAGCCCGGTCGCCCCGGAGCTCACGCTCCCCGAAGAACTGCTGCTGCTCGCGCTGGACCCGCAGCGCGGCAAGCCGTACTGCCGCAACCGCTTCCTGGAGTACGGGGTGGCGGGCGCGGTCCTCGCGGAGCTGGAGCTCCGGGGCCGGATCAGCGAACAACTCGGCCGGATACGGGTGATCAGTCCGTCGGCTCCCGAGGTCCCGCTCCTCGCCCAGGTTCTGGGCAGCCTGCCTCCCCCGGACAAGGGCCGGCTCCTGGGCGGCGTCAGCGCGAAGCGGTGGATCCGGCGGACCGGCCGGCACGTCGAGGAGCTCTGCCTGGAGCATCTGGTGGGCCGCTCGGTCCTGCGCAGGGAGACCCACCGGTTCCTCGGCCTGCTGCCCTACCACCGCCACCCGGCGGCGGACCCGGCCCTGCCGGCCGCAGTCCGGGAACGGTTCGCGGCCACCGAGGCAGCCGGCTTCCCGGACCCGCGCGGCCGCACCCTGGCCGCGCTGGTGTCGGCGATCGGCCTGTCGGGCGCGGTGGCGCAGGGCGGCATGAGGAGCCGTTCGACGATGCGCGGCCTGGTGCGCGACGAGTGGACCGCGTACGCGGTGCGCCAGAACGTACGCCAGGACAAGGCGAACCGGAGCGGCAAAAGCGCGGGAGGTGGTGGTGGAGGAGGAGGAGACGACTGA